The Nilaparvata lugens isolate BPH unplaced genomic scaffold, ASM1435652v1 scaffold6197, whole genome shotgun sequence genome includes the window ACAAGAAGTCATGTTTCCAGCTACCGAGAATTAGATTAGACCTGGTAGGAAGAGACCCTTGGTATAGGGGTATGAAAATGTTCAATTGCTTCCATCTTACTTGAAGGATGAAACTACTAATGgatgttttttaaatagattgaAGTATTATCTTGTCAATAGCTGCCCATACAAGGTTGAAGAACTATTTCAACCATAGATCTCTCGTTTTTTATGCCTAACTGTTTCTTGACTAAAGTAACTTTCATCCTATTATGAAACTTTCATAGTTTTTGACGTGTTTCTATGTGTTATGATTGTAATGtttgtaattgttttattgtattcttattaTTGACATGTCATGGcttgataaatattgtatttatgcAAACAAATGTAACGAATAAagatcttatcttatcttatcttaaagTTATTTGAGACTGTCTTATTACCGGGAGTATTATATAACTCTGAAATATGGGGTCTGTTCAGCATAGAATCCATAGAGAAAATTCAATGTCAATTTTCAAATGTCTACTTTTGTTGAATGGCGGCACTCCTGACTGGGCGGGCAATCAGTATTCAGTCAGCAACGTTCAAATTGGCTTTCATTGTGTTCTGTAAAGCCGTCAAATGGTTGATTCGAATTCTGGAAATGCCAAATAGTAGATACCCTAGGAAGTGCTACGATATTATGGTATCAGAATTAGCGCAGGGAGGAATTGATAATTCAAAGCTCAGATTCAATTGGGTACATTCACTAAAAAGCCAGTTTTTCAATGCCTCAGCAGAAAATTTGTGGACGAATTATAGTATTGATGTGAATGCTTTGAAACAACGCTATGAGGAGCTTATAAAAGCATTTTGTGGTAATCTGTACAACTTAGATGTAGGTAGAGCCATCGATTCCCAATCCTCTCCCAGATACACGCAGTTGAATCCAAATTTCATTTTAGGTGAGCAGTTCAGATTTAGATTGGCCTTTTCAAAGATTCGTTGTTCATCCCAACTAAGATTGGCTAACGACCTGAGTATTTACCTGTATGTTGAAGGGAAGGGTATTTGGATAAATTGCAAAGAGCACTGTCCAATCTGCAACTTTCGAACTGATGAGACCGTAGAACATTTTTTattagtatgtcccatgtactgcCACATCAGGAGGCAATTCACTGCCAAATTCACTCGGAATATAGTAAATGATGCAGATAAAGTAATCGTACTGCTATCAAACTTGAgtgtagaaaaaataaattccgTGTACAATTTTACAGTAGAGGCACTCAAAATAAGATCAGAGATACTAAGCATAACAGGTTGAGCCGGCAGTGAGTCTTTTTAACAATCGCAGCAATTTAATCATGACGTTTCActcaattgaatgaattgagttATCCTGTTTGTAATTATAATCGATGTTTCCATATTGTTTGTGTATTTTGTCTGTTTGTATCATGATGATTGTGACTTTGTATGGGGCGTGGCCCCGATTGCaaataaagatatttatttattataaattctattagagtGAACATAACTTGACAGACATATGATGTGATCTTGTGTTTGTCAAagcaagttccattcaatctgctagaatttataaggacggcaaaaaatcgaacgtccaaaaatcgatgtgtgtgtagggCTCTTAACAGGCATACACTAATAACTTGTTCACTTATTTCTAAGTGGGACGTATTTGTAGACGAACGGGTAGTGAAAGCCATTCCAACAAAAATGACACAAAACTATTGAGAAATTCCTACGTATATAAGACAACAATGGAGGACGAATTTTAAAgaacattatttttcaaacGTGAAACTGAAATGATAGAAACACAAAAAATTATCTAGTACCATCCATTTTATTGCAACACTATTATTTTCAGCCCTTCAAGAGCAATCCTCAAGTGTCAAgcaaatggctcttgaagagttgaaactagttatatttcaaaaaaattaaaggCACTTGATACTTTTTATTGTGTCTTAATAATCAGAGACCTGAAATGATGAGTGAATATGAAAATGACAAAATATGAAGTGTTCATCATGAAGGCTTGTTTCCTGTACCTTTAACAGTATCTAAAAAAATTACATAAAGTAAATATAATGACATATAAATTAAAGTACcgtaatataatgtaaataacATATAGGCCTATCCAAAGCAAAATCGCACAGTGTGTTCAGCAATGAAGTAACGCTTTTAGTATCTCTCATATTTTTTGTAACCACATTGAAAAATTAGGAAGGTTCCATTGCGAGACTCCGTATGGAATGGGTGTACTCTACTTTTGTCAAATCTATTGAAGATACGACATGTATTTTCAGTTAATGATAGAATTTACTCACGTTTTTCGTACTCAATAGTGAGTAGGTCTAATTATATACTGGAAATGCATGTCGAATCTCCAATAGAGTTATTATCAATTGCTTCATCATGGAAAACAGCATCGATCACTAtttgatattgtaataaattattctacttGCCTGGACTATCCTTAGATTGTGTTTGCAGATTGGACAATACATTTGCGCATTGAGATACTGCACCTCCATTATCAAAGACAGCAACAAAACTGCCATTAACAATTTTTGTAGACATGGGAGAGTTGGCTAGTAGCCGACTGGACCCGAAATTCGCGTTACGTTCTCTCGTTTCtgttaaaaacataaaaatataaaattttatcccatataaaaatatcacattAATCCACAATCAATCATGAATGAAACAGACATTTATCGTAATTAATCATGAACGAAATATCTAGAAATAAGTAGAGAACTCCTGAGAGAGAAATAGACTAAAAATACTTTCAATGAATAGACCTTCTGTGAcgtaaaaatgataatataatgagGAACGATGTGAAAAGGTTTGACTGTATTTTAACAAATACATTTGATGGATGTTGAAATCAACACGAATTAATCTGTATCtcatatatcataatatatgtGGAAGAAAATTTTTATCCAAATAGAAATAACTATCAAagtaaagaataatattttatttctaatgaATGATATAACAAAAGTTTATGAATAATGTTGTAAGTAGTGAATGATAAGTGGTtagctaataaataataaatgactaTGAAGAACGTTGGCCATGAAATAACTGTAgatcaaaaaaataaaactttaatttgattttacaaattaattcaattttatacgGTAATGATTAGGCTAATAGATggataatttgataaaattataataacagcTTTATCatgtgaataataaaaattaaggaATTGATAAACAATTTTTCCAGCATTAAATTCCCGAAAATCACTCATTATTGAAACAGACATTTATCGTAATTAATCATGGACGAAATATCTAGAAATAAGTAGAGAACTCCTGAGAGAGAAATAGACTAAAAATACTTTCAATGAATAGACCTTCTGTGAcgtaaaaatgataatataatgagGAACGATGTGAAAAGGTTTGACTTTATTTTAACAAATACATTTGATTGATGTTGAAATCAACACGAATTAATCTGTATCtcatatatcataatatatgtGGAAGAAAATTTTTATCCAAATAGAAATAACTATCAAagtaaagaataatattttatttctaatgaATGATAGAACAAAAGCTTATGAATAATGTTGTAAGTAGTGAATGATAAGTGGTtagctaataaataataaatggcTATGAAGAACGTTGGCCATGAAATAACTGTAgatcaaaaaaataaaactttaatttgattttacaaattaattcaattttatacgGTAATGATTAGGCTAATAGATggataatttgataaaattataataacagcTTTATCatgtgaataataaaaattaaggaATTGATAAACAATTTTTCCAGCATTAAATTCCCGAAAATCACTcattattgttcattttttttattctttattgattcatacaataagtagatgatcaaaatgatagggagagaaaaaataaggcgactttgtgctatttctctcccaaatttatatataACATATTATAGCAAATAATATAACATATGAATTTTCCAAGTTATCACCTAAAAGCATCGActcatgaatatttatttattattatttattatttattattattattattattattattattattattattattattattattattatttatttatttatttattatttattatttatttttatttattattattattattattatttattatttattattattattattattattattattattattattattattattattattattattattattattattattattattatttattatttattattattattattattattattattattattattattattattatttattatttattattatttatttttatttatttattttttatttatttattatttattattattattattattattattattattattattatttattcatttatttattcattcacaatatcACATCGGGAACAACAGGTAATGACCCAAATATGTTTCCTTAACACAACAATAAGTACAGtatacaattcaatcaaaacaaaaaaaaagataCTAAAACTAACgtttgaaaagaaagaaaataatacttAGAAAACTACTTCTTAAACATGCCTTAATAGAGTTGATGGTGAAAGTGATGGtgaaaatgaatatatgaaGTGATGAAGGAGAGGTGCTTTCAATAAAGATGATGAGAGAGCATGCAGTCTCATATGAATGATAGGATGAGGGTGATAATGATAACTGCCagcaaaaaaatttgaaaataaggggaaagtaagaataaaatgagtttgaatgtgcaaataaagaaaaattaatatttaaagagTGATATTTTTAACAATGATAGAAATATTAGCGAAAATTATGGCTGCTGATTAAAAATTCAGTTATTCTGATTCTCTCTCAGAAGCATATTATGGAcgttaataatgaaaatatttttatgtatggtgatatgaaaaattgaacattattttgcatgcatttaattaaaaattgaagaatagtAGAGTAGTAATTAAGTAATTCCAAAATTATGAAGACAAAAAAGACTTTGTgatacttgaaattatttgtataataatcatgaaatcatttctcaaaaatttgaatattgaatagtCTGAAGATATCAATGAATCTATCAGAAAACGGAATCATCACTTCCAAACATTATTCTACTCTGAACTTGAATTCTTTTCCCAGTGGATTAGTAAGAACTTTTAGCTGACACTTCCAAGATGATTATGTTGCGAACGTCTTTGAATTAGCTTCAAAACTGCAAAATGTTTAGTTGTTGATCTGAAAGAAGGGCGTAAAAGCTTAATATTGTATAGTAATAATAAGtatattgttaaatttattcttttaaaatattaaagaaaCAACGGTGTATTAATATGAGAacaaacacaagaaataaataatgaaggaaaaatgttgtcATCAAAAATGAAACATAACTTAATAAATAGTGCATTTATGAAGATTTCTGAATCGTTTACTGCAGAAAGAAACACATTGACTCTCAAATTCTCCCTACCACTGTTTGAATCTGAAAGGAAAACTACTTGCGATGTCTTCTTTTTCTGCAGTTACCTAATTTATTAAAGCTATTTTGCAGCTACCGTACTAGCCTATACAAAGCATAAAATCCATTGCATTTGTTTGCTTTCTGCAGTAAACGATTCAAAACCCTAAATATATGGTTGATTGATTagtaataatagattaaaatgattgattgttatattattttcctacagttacgttgaaaagtggccattgctgcactgattacagaacgcaaagaaacacttttccgctctagtgaggggaaaatttttctgcactccagatttgcaacatggcaacgcaaaatacttagtaggttatatggagcaacagtgcagcagaatcaaaatgaagttggtaacagtgactgctgtggctgctatagtgagcagaggtgcaacgaagcacaacgagcatgTTATTAAGTAcggtagatattataaccaaggacaacatttttattcaatttgacaataaattaaggtttttatcaataataaaattacacagaaaaacatttgatgcatttcaggcaattttacccataattacccacttttcatattcaatggtaactgtaggaaaaacttaatgtgaaatacgtgcgcaaagttcctctgctgcactcaagaaaccattccgccctcgcctacggctcgggcgtaaacgtttctttcggtgcagcaaactgtcactttgcgcactagttgcacaaataactattatagaACTACTTGggattttgatttatttctgCAGTTAGCAGTTTATGACATACCGGTATACAATTTCTGGCCTACTCTCTTTATAACTTTATTTTAAAGGAAGTAGGGTATATTAAAGGTGATCATATAATGAAAACAATCCATTAAAATGTTGTCATGAAACTAGAAAATGtgtgaatattgaagaaaaatcaactaataaaataattatattatttttcaataaaaccgtactagaacaaaaatcataaatatgaATGTTCAACTTTAACAATTACCTCTTTTTCCTGAAAATTATAAGTTTTATTTATaagtttaaataaataagtttaaatttataaaattataagttataattaaAACAGGTTTGATTTTGGTcgtgtaacaataataattgtggattacagaattatttttgaaaagataAACAATGATATCATTGTATTGAGCTTAATATAGCTCAATTCATTTTTGTGTATCACTAAACTTCTTTTGAAAGGAaacaatttatgaatttgaaaaatgaaaatgagaaatcCTTAGGCATTGGGAAAATATTGGTCGGTTTAAAAATATATCTATAATCATGATGATATAtgagatgaaaaagaaaattagTAGGCTTGAAGTCCCCTATCATAAAGTCCAagaattatttctattcaaccATTTCTACTTGAAgaaactttgagaaaaagttcaCAAAATTACTCATGAGAGACTCACCAGCCAAACGAACTTTCACCCTGGATGGCGACCTTGTCAATTCTTGATTGACTTCTTTCAAAATTTCTCCGGCAGTTGAACGAATTTCATTCCAGTCTCGAACAATGTCCTCCTCAGTGGTCCTCTGGGATGTCACCGTGAAACAGATCACGTATTGCTCTTGACaacaaaaatgcaaaattacaaaaaatgttatctCAGGAATATTCTAGACTAttctatttataatcaatttgaaaatagttatCTGCCATCATCATTAATTCATGTGCAATAACATCGTCTGAATAATTTTTTGGTGGAGAAAACATACGAAACCGAAACAAAGATCTcgttaatcaataatattataagaggGAAGCTATTTGGTTTTGGAGAAAGGCCCACACTATtgcgcaataaaaattataaatagactcccccataatttcaaaaatttttccaacttttcaaAGATGACCGGAAGGATAAGGAAAGTTCTGTTAAAAAGAGCGCCATACACAGTGGATGAATGTGTGGATGTCTTGAGGGAAGAAAATTACATGTcatagaattattacaaaataaaaatttcctttATACCAACtgaaattaattgatttctTCCAGGGGGTGCTCCTGAAGGCAGTGTTTTTCTTTGACGTCTCCTCCTTGCACTATTgtattttctgtgtttattattgattgtgacgattcaatgttgtgaagcttgtcttttatatgcaactacttgaataaatgaaatttgattgatttgattgattgattgaagctggcgttttccaacgtttttctatatttttcggtttttcattaatttatggACAGAAATTGTTTAAATCTGTTCCACAGGTccatgtaatatttttttaagttCAAATAAGTTGTTTTTCCAGGGTTTTCAGGAACAACTGAATTTGAAAGTGTAAACTTGAGGTAATGGCGGTGATAAATCAGAGGGATTCTTTTCTCCAGTTTTTCATTCAGTTTTCTATacatatttcttcatttctaggaaaattcaTACTTGAGAGAGTTTGATATGAATGTTTTGTAAGTTAACCACGTCATTCCTATAATCACGTAtaataagcctgtggtacttttctgtaagttgtgtgattctcattgattaaataaataaattcctatCTCAAATTTTAAAGGCCTgaactgaataaaataattttcatgatatCCTAACAGAGTCTCTACAgagatatatttattcataccaATAGAAACACGATTTTTTCCATCCTGCACTACATAATTCGAATCAAACAGTTCCTGAAAGTCTCTTTTGACTTTTTGATGGAAAGGAGCATGCCAATATGAAAAATTCagacgagcgaagtgagcctgccgACTAGTCTCAAATAGTTCCATCGATAAAACCTATAATATTGTACcttgaaattttttaattcactcaagtttttttatattattgctGCTGGATCCTCCTTGATCCGCCACTGCCTGTAATTCCATGACCCCCTGGACCCCGGCAGTGCCAATGggactcacttcgctcgcctgcaaaTCCATTGAAACGGATCTCTCTTGTACATCATATCAGTCAAAAGG containing:
- the LOC120356222 gene encoding histidine decarboxylase-like — encoded protein: QYVICFTVTSQRTTEEDIVRDWNEIRSTAGEILKEVNQELTRSPSRVKVRLAETRERNANFGSSRLLANSPMSTKIVNGSFVAVFDNGGAVSQCANVLSNLQTQSKDSPGK